In a single window of the Cydia pomonella isolate Wapato2018A chromosome 2, ilCydPomo1, whole genome shotgun sequence genome:
- the LOC133515334 gene encoding cilia- and flagella-associated protein 44 isoform X2 — MADDEELPAYDGEEEEEGGYIEPEDEHVEEESILTEYDQDDFFSGAVNSPDSTIPHDLFEFEHSYGYDCHKYFNLCACDETVVCWAAGSIVTFLDVETKQTWFRRSTTGGSIGHMTSYRTDPNYRLAIAEGKEGDREPLILLYFWPQMEIDAVLRDGTTNAYSILDFSPDGELLASVGKEPDYNITIWNWKRHKILLRTSAFTFDVNVVMFSPYCPGQLTTAGAAHIKFWKMARTFTGLKLKGELGRFGKTEICDVLGVYPMPDEKVLSGCEWGNVLVWEAGLVKVEVTKRGRKTCHKGPVIQFMLSPAGDEVTTIARDGCIRAWYWDTVEQADPPEDDPYVELNPVAETCVPNCQIMCLKQQKDFYWYAQDGNGGVWCVDTEIDKLECAHRKVYTSHAGGVVAMAALRGHPVLVTAGEDGALHAYSTTTHTLLARYVFLKPVTCMFYPPIDVDPTSRIIMLGFEDGIMRTLLLHPERLEAITSQLNIDVHSSLTIHSDTSLHPDVIDLISLLKPHSKAINQISINNQRTLLVTCSKEETIFMYKVNLGAPFTLERLGLIKTPNNIVYMTWKPEEEYVLLLCGQVGFIMEAVLPQVAVRKYTEITTFKLDFVSYKEILVKKQYMRHRPFPEEEDLASIDEEALKAKDDGGGKDEEEEEWIGEIQLMESESMLGTTITWAEYCDEGIWVVQKGTGALLFVKPGVNKILKYGPIPGAWCDDITALQFVCDHRYLIIGTNTGYVRVLRMPTEEEDSDEHHYMTWFTAMQRLLKELKGRRLAKEEPQPTPRIDFIDNYYLPMHNRYTGAITCLAFSSDGQRFYTCGADGNIFSYIINFSEPLMPTPELPPVPELPKTEKVREPSTVDGELMSHEQLKQKEEYDKMMSIANAHKKRVRDQLAELAFEYSKLIKANKLLPVSQQIDVTLDPRPLVVQENELEAAKALTIRKLAHQLEASDLAYKKMHSRNIIQLDVFPFILKAIRDPEVIIRPLRQKNLSADFYSQLEEVHKMMAEAALRGRRAESVSRRAAPRRQSMAKPRVASFLLGLPPKYPHPLKKALRNYHQRLNRHHAQFIEWQAHLSRKPDPHALPPGAEAALKEAESSIGNRVLKTHPDYVAPPGHNTQLRVCLLRKEIYDTKHAFNEKVVELRNHKLHLVSYMKQIGERLAEIRLEIPPKMVRPPPAIPDIDEQLEFPEKNLEVKPEVKQPTARESRKSRGAIKGPSLTYPQPRIRQPRVNRFIPLSESRPLAASWELLKARQDMESTPMEVEIRERRIERHLYEQDMLLADAETAVQKYDSRLRQLQRERIRVQEKSQLLELTLCQLHREMNVLNRFEAHEDRLAERVYVKLMQVRAVQEMIKDCEQRIEEHFAEKENLDVLCQELQRQFKKLVQDNKFADFLRRIFKKKYRPPRDRGDDESESESESSSSSEEEDEGSLDSRDIGPIRLDPNVCPEGCDPDIYDKTYELRTTRHRHEQDMIEQNHLVDMLRKDIDAHNRVKRKLSVQLDKRKNELREFMLEKQSCMNEVDQVVILRYDQIRAAALRGCSTPEGLSNAVVFPEATLMRLRNRVLELQDEIKQQKQRQKVNRTHLFRMNIDMKAMESQAEAMRAEMRDVLTRKLGKPRKVDKTLDDLLRQMARRHKFSATLGTITQVLQQLRNWRDRHSNLEKNYLTVMNEYSERLRKAAALQSNVLYQKPPRGAGQMAGDYEPEVYQRDVVRLRIVRAQQLEQIQMLRAEIQSLRLKPLSPRPPLPSGDPPPDRREQIYLFMAPRSAALSRKKYFPIDISTTSDAPYDVNIMKLLYDALDSLHASRDEATQLMRDLTAELPEVLSGAKSRYEVVDMMVKKWLSKHGGDPSQYKKQVRAYDTLAALADKLLRQHVETLEGSGGHEVMGKLEGALKDVSGQQQPLRERLGPALAALFHTTDIADIATNETMASLVNALTGDGQPLTASSIDQIQIHEVVADIKDCGVQAPEKDIEGVVAMARDCLKAQLLSEYEAKLLEEEVERALKDSRAPSATSRHGDTTDRSTRSGTGARTPHSGPGSGDRSPHGLAGDRSASIAESEHSLRSHAQSGSSKTSKRSKMPSGDASEAEDSDHGQL, encoded by the exons ATGGCTGATGACGAAGAATTACCTGCTTACG acggagaagaagaagaagaaggaggaTATATTGAGCCGGAAGATGAACACGTAGAAGAAGAATCCATACTCACAGAGTACGACCAGGATGATTTCTTTTCTGGGGCGGTCAATTCACCAGACTCCACTATACCACATGATTTATTCGAGTTTGA ACATTCTTACGGCTACGACTGCCATAAGTATTTCAATCTGTGTGCGTGCGATGAAACTGTAGTTTGCTGGGCGGCTGGCAGCATCGTTACGTTTCTGGACGTGGAAACTAAACAGACCTGGTTCCGAAGGAGCACAACTGGCGGCTCTATTGGACATATGACC AGTTACAGAACGGACCCTAACTACCGACTAGCTATAGCCGAGGGCAAGGAGGGCGACCGCGAGCCCCTGATCCTGCTGTACTTCTGGCCACAGATGGAGATCGACGCAGTCCTACGTGATGGCACCACTAATGCATACTCTATACTCGACTTTAG TCCCGACGGGGAACTCCTAGCTTCAGTAGGCAAGGAACCGGACTACAACATCACGATATGGAACTGGAAGCGACACAAAATTTTGCTGCGCACGAGTGCGTTCACTTTCGACGTGAATGTAGTTATGTTCTCACCATATTGCCCGGGACAACTAACCACTGCAG GTGCTGCACACATCAAATTTTGGAAAATGGCTCGCACATTTACCGGACTAAAGTTGAAAGGAGAACTTGGTAGGTTCGGCAAAACTGAAATTTGTGACGTGCTGGGCGTTTATCCTATGCCTGATGAAAAG GTACTTTCCGGCTGCGAGTGGGGCAACGTTCTGGTCTGGGAGGCTGGGCTCGTCAAAGTAGAAGTGACCAAACGTGGCAGGAAAACGTGCCACAAGGGACCAGTC ATCCAATTCATGCTAAGCCCAGCAGGGGACGAAGTAACCACTATAGCTCGCGACGGTTGCATCCGAGCGTGGTACTGGGACACGGTGGAGCAGGCAGACCCGCCCGAAGACGACCCCTACGTGGAGCTTAACCCCGTAGCTGAAACTTGC GTGCCTAACTGCCAAATAATGTGTCTAAAACAACAGAAAGATTTCTATTGGTACGCCCAG GACGGCAACGGCGGTGTATGGTGTGTGGACACAGAAATCGACAAGTTAGAATGCGCACACCGAAAAGTGTATACAAGTCACGCGGGGGGCGTCGTGGCTATGGCGGCGCTCCGTGGTCACCCTGTTCTTGTGACGGCCGGGGAAGATGGCGCCCTACACGCCTACAG CACGACGACCCATACACTGCTAGCCAGATACGTCTTTCTGAAGCCTGTAACCTGCATGTTTTATCCTCCTATCGAT GTGGACCCAACATCCCGGATAATCATGTTAGGTTTCGAGGACGGTATCATGCGCACGCTGCTACTGCATCCGGAGAGATTAGAGGCCATCACCAGCCAGCTTAACATTGACGTGCATTCCTCTCTCACCATCCACAGTGACACCTCGCTGCACCCTGACGTCATCGACTTGATCTCG CTACTAAAGCCGCATTCGAAAGCCATAAACCAAATATCGATAAATAACCAACGGACATTATTGGTGACTTGCTCTAAGGAAGAGACTATATTTATGTACAAAGTAAATCTGGGCGCGCCGTTTACTCTGGAAAGACTGGGGCTAATCAAGACACCGAACAATATTGTGTATATGACTTGGAAACCAGAAGAG GAATATGTGCTGCTGCTTTGCGGTCAAGTGGGATTTATTATGGAAGCTGTGCTTCCACAGGTCGCAGTGCGAAAATACACAGAAATTACCACGTTCAAACTGGATTTTGTTTCCTATAAGGAGATTCTCGTGAAGAAGCAATA TATGCGCCACCGCCCTTTCCCCGAGGAGGAAGATCTAGCCAGCATCGACGAAGAAGCGTTGAAGGCTAAGGATGACGGCGGAGGCAAGGACGAAGAAGAGGAAGAGTGGATTGGGGAAATACAGCTAA TGGAAAGCGAAAGTATGCTAGGAACCACGATCACCTGGGCCGAGTACTGCGACGAAGGGATATGGGTAGTTCAGAAGGGGACCGGTGCCTTGTTGTTCGTGAAGCCTGGTGTGAACAAGATCCTAAAATACGGCCCTATACCCGGGGCTTGGTGTGATGATATCACGGCGTTGCAGTTTGT cTGCGATCATCGTTACTTGATAATAGGAACAAATACTGGCTACGTTCGAGTACTAAGAATGCCAACAGAGGAGGAGGATTCAGACGAGCATCATTACATGACATGGTTCACCGCTATGCAGAGACTACTTAAGGAACTGAAAGGCCGGCGTTTGGCTAAAGAAGAG CCACAACCCACGCCACGCATCGACTTCATAGATAATTACTATCTACCGATGCATAATCGCTACACTGGAGCCATCACCTGTCTGGCCTTTAGTTCGGATGGACA aCGATTTTATACTTGCGGTGCTGATGGCAATATTTTCTCCTACATCATCAACTTCTCCGAGCCACTGATGCCAACACCAGAACTACCACCTGTTCCAGAGTTGCCG AAAACCGAGAAAGTAAGGGAGCCAAGCACCGTCGACGGTGAACTGATGTCGCATGAGCAGCTGAAGCAGAAAGAGGAATACGACAAGATGATGTCAATCGCCAACGCACACAAAAAACGAGTGCGCGACCAGCTGGCTGAACTCGCTTTTGAGTACAGCAAGCTCATCAAGGC TAACAAACTCCTACCTGTATCTCAACAAATCGATGTCACTCTGGACCCGAGGCCCCTAGTAGTGCAGGAGAACGAATTAGAAGCAGCTAAAGCCCTGACCATTAGAAAACTGGCGCACCAACTAGAAGCTTCTGATCTGGCTTATAAGAAGATGCACTCACGGAACATCATACAGTTGGATGTATTTCCCTTCATTTTGAAGGCCATCAG aGACCCTGAAGTCATTATACGACCGCTGAGGCAGAAGAATTTGTCTGCAGATTTTTACTCGCAACTCGAAGAAGTCCATAAGATGATGGCTGAAGCTGCTTTGCGAGGAAG GCGAGCAGAGTCAGTATCTCGCCGCGCGGCTCCCCGCCGGCAGTCGATGGCAAAGCCACGAGTGGCTTCGTTCCTTCTTGGTTTGCCTCCTAAATACCCGCATCCACTAAAGAAAGCGCTACGGAACTACCACCAGCGCTTGAACAGACATCACGCACAGTTTATCGAA TGGCAAGCCCATCTTTCCCGCAAGCCCGATCCACATGCCTTACCCCCAGGGGCAGAAGCTGCTCTAAAGGAAGCGGAGTCATCCATCGGCAACCGAGTGCTGAAGACACATCCCGACTATGTGGCGCCTCCAGGACATAATACCCAGTTGCGTGTATGCCTTCTTAGAAAAGAG ATATACGACACCAAGCACGCGTTCAATGAAAAAGTGGTAGAGCTGCGTAATCACAAGCTCCATCTTGTGAGTTACATGAAGCAAATCGGTGAACGGCTGGCTGAAATACGACTCGAAATCCCACCGAAGATGGTGCGCCCTCCACCCGCCATTCCCGATATTGACGAACAGCTGGAATTCCCCGAGAAGAATCTAGAG GTAAAACCAGAAGTAAAACAGCCCACAGCCAGAGAAAGTCGCAAGTCTAGAGGTGCGATAAAAGGCCCGTCCTTAACCTATCCGCAACCTCGTATTCGTCAGCCAAGGGTTAACAGATTCATTCCTCTTTCCG AATCGCGCCCTCTCGCTGCATCTTGGGAGTTATTGAAGGCAAGACAAGACATGGAGTCTACGCCGATGGAGGTGGAAATAAGGGAAAGGCGTATCGAAAG GCATCTGTACGAGCAAGACATGCTGCTCGCAGACGCTGAAACGGCGGTCCAGAAGTACGACTCCCGGCTGCGGCAGCTGCAGCGCGAACGGATCAGGGTCCAGGAGAAGAGCCAACTCCTGGAACTGACATTGTGTCAGCTCCATAGGGAGATGAATGTCCTGAACCGGTTTGAGGCACATGAGGATAGGCTAGCTGAGAGGGTCTACGTTAAACTGATGCAG GTACGTGCCGTCCAGGAAATGATAAAGGATTGCGAGCAACGTATAGAAGAGCATTTTGCCGAGAAAGAGAACCTAGATGTACTCTGCCAAGAGCTACAGAGGCAGTTCAAGAAACTGGTCCAAGATAATAAGTTCGCAGATTTTCTGAGGAGAATCTTTAAGAAGAAGTACCGTCCGCCGCGAGATAGGGGTGATGATG AATCCGAATCCGAATCTGAGTCCTCATCTTCAAGCGAGGAGGAAGACGAGGGCAGTTTGGATAGCCGCGACATCGGACCTATACGACTGGACCCCAACGTGTGCCCCGAGGGCTGCGACCCAGATATCTACGACAAGACCTATGAGCTGAGGACCACCAG ACATAGGCATGAACAAGACATGATAGAGCAGAACCACTTAGTGGATATGCTGCGAAAGGACATCGACGCCCACAACAGAGTGAAGCGCAAGCTATCTGTGCAGTTAGACAAAAGGAAGAATGAACTGAGGGAGTTTATG TTGGAAAAACAAAGCTGTATGAACGAAGTCGACCAAGTGGTGATTCTCCGCTATGACCAGATCAGGGCAGCTGCTCTTCGCGGCTGCTCAACTCCTGAGGGCCTGTCCAATGCTGTCGTGTTTCCCGAAGCCACTCTCATGAGGTTGAGGAACAGGGTCTTGGAACTACAGGATGAGATTAAACAGCAAAAGCAGAGGCAGAA aGTAAACCGCACACATCTATTTCGCATGAACATCGACATGAAAGCCATGGAGTCTCAAGCAGAAGCTATGAGGGCCGAGATGCGCGACGTACTGACACGCAAGTTGGGAAAGCCGCGCAAAGTGGACAAGACGCTAGATGACCTGCTGCGCCAGATGGCCAGGAGGCACAAATTCAGTGCTACGTTGGGGACTATCACTCAAGTTCTGCAGCAGCTGAGGAATTGGAGG GACCGTCACAGCAACCTAGAGAAAAATTATCTAACGGTGATGAACGAATACTCGGAGCGTCTCCGAAAGGCGGCAGCGTTACAGAGCAATGTGTTGTACCAAAAG CCGCCGCGGGGTGCCGGTCAAATGGCCGGTGACTACGAGCCCGAAGTCTACCAGCGCGATGTGGTGCGTTTGCGCATAGTGCGcgctcagcagctcgaacaaatCCAG ATGCTACGCGCCGAGATCCAGTCCCTGCGTCTAAAGCCGTTGTCTCCTCGACCGCCTCTACCGTCCGGCGACCCTCCACCGGATAGACGCGAACAAATCTACCTGTTTATGGCACCCCGATCTGCGGCCCTGTCTAGGAAGAAGTACTTCCCCAT AGATATATCGACCACATCAGACGCCCCCTATGACGTGAACATTATGAAGCTGCTGTACGACGCGCTGGACTCGCTGCACGCGTCAAGAGACGAAGCCACACAACTGATGCGGGACCTGACTGCCGAGCTGCCCGAAGTGCTGTCAGG AGCCAAATCTCGCTACGAAGTGGTGGACATGATGGTGAAGAAATGGCTCTCGAAACATGGCGGCGACCCCAGCCAGTACAAGAAGCAGGTCCGGGCCTACGACACCCTAGCCGCCTTAGCTGACAAACTGCTGCGACAACAT GTGGAGACGTTAGAAGGGAGTGGCGGTCACGAAGTGATGGGCAAGCTCGAAGGCGCGCTGAAAGATGTCTCAGGTCAACAACAACCGTTGCGGGAGCGGCTCGGGCCTGCGTTAGCCGCGCTGTTTCATACAACTGATATCGCTGATATAG CTACTAATGAAACCATGGCGTCCCTCGTCAACGCTCTGACGGGAGACGGTCAACCGCTCACCGCGTCGTCCATAGACCAAATACAAATACATGAAGTGGTTGCGGATATCAAAG ATTGCGGCGTGCAAGCCCCCGAGAAGGATATAGAAGGTGTGGTGGCGATGGCCAGGGATTGCTTGAAGGCGCAACTTCTCTCGGAATACGAGGCCAAGTTGTTGGAAGAGGAAGTCGAGAGGGCTCTG AAAGATTCCCGAGCCCCCAGCGCCACTAGCAGACACGGCGACACCACAGACCGCTCCACGCGCAGCGGCACGGGCGCCCGCACACCGCACAGCGGGCCCGGCTCGGGTGACCGCTCGCCGCACGGGCTCGCCGGTGACCGCAGCGCTTCGATCGCAGAGAGCGAGCACAGTCTGCGGAGCCACGCGCAGAGTGGCAGCAGCAAGACTAGTAAACGATCCAAAATGCCGAGCGGAGATGCTTCTGAGGCTGAGGATTCAGATCACGGTCAATTGTAA